One Solanum lycopersicum chromosome 2, SLM_r2.1 genomic region harbors:
- the LOC138337030 gene encoding uncharacterized protein, which yields MTWLCMLRCIRQVAASGVSFQKVVDAAKKLEMIRCEVFEQRESKRTHSSGDYDGDPPRSRGYVERGYHSQSSRPIHAAIPASEAGYAGHSSSSSVHTSQGSSSRRIVRGGHSGSSHQPASRRGCFECGDMGHFVRDCPRTIRCGLHQGSQASTFKATQRPARGGAQSGRGFSHSDRSGSPSGRGGGHGGSQSEGGRSHCYAFSGNLSKDECGGF from the exons atgacttGGCTATGCATGCTTCGATGCATTCGTCAGGTTGCTGCTTCTGGTGTTTCGTTCcagaaagtggtagatgctgctAAGAAGTTAGAGATGATTCGATGTGAGGTATTTGAGCAGCGTGAGAGCAAGAGGACCCATTCTTCAGGTGATTATGATGGTGATCCTCCTAGGAGTCGAGGTTATGTAGAGAGAGGTTATCACTCTCAGTccagcagacccattcatgctgctATACCTGCGTCTGAGGCTGGTTACGCTGGGCATAGTTCTTCGAGCTCAGTGCATACTTCACAAGGTTCATCTTCTAGACGTATAGTTCGTGGAGGTCATTCAGGTTCCTCTCATCAGCCTGCGTCTCGTAGGGGCTGTTTTGAGTGCGGTGATATGGGACATtttgtgagagactgccctaggacCATACGATGTGGCTTACATCAGGGTTCTCAGGCTTCAACTTTCAAGGCTACACAACGTCCAGCTAGGGGTGGTGCACAGAGTGGTAGAGGATTTTCTCATTCAGATAGAAgtggttctccttctggtcgaggtggtggtcatggaggttcacaatctgaGGGTGGTCGTTCTCATTGTTATGCTTTTTCGG gaaatctgtccaaagatgaatgcggaggtttttga